Proteins from one Impatiens glandulifera chromosome 2, dImpGla2.1, whole genome shotgun sequence genomic window:
- the LOC124924313 gene encoding disease resistance protein RPM1-like, which translates to MALSSARSENKVSLICTHDELGGMKSGHDMRLDALFIEDTDVVGIDNSKNQLISMLDVGDKDLLIVTVVGMGGLGKTTLVRKVYESHVKGRFDCQAWITISQSFTSLELLRASFKSFKNEINEESWKLFCKKAFRGEYKNVCPEEMHDISRSIMKKCGGLPLAIVVLGGLLVTKEKHVLEWQKILKSLSPDTRVILELESLERILLLSYNDLPNHLKYCILYTSMFPEDYHIRRSRLIRLWVSEGFAEDKPGYTREEVADVYLNELINRSMIQIVLKSNYNKVKCCQLHDVLRDILQRKSRDESFSIVLKDEELLQSSEKIHRVAIYENFHRQTVE; encoded by the exons atGGCTCTTTCATCTGCAAGGTCTGAGAATAAGGTGTCTCTTATCTG TACACATGATGAATTAGGAGGTATGAAGTCGGGGCATGACATGAGACTTGATGCTTTGTTTATTGAGGATACTGATGTTGTGGGAATTGATAATTCTAAAAACCAATTGATTTCAATGCTTGATGTGGGAGATAAGGATCTACTTATCGTCACTGTGGTAGGGATGGGTGGCCTAGGAAAGACCACTCTTGTGAGGAAAGTCTATGAGAGTCACGTTAAGGGGCGCTTTGATTGTCAAGCTTGGATTACTATTTCCCAGTCATTTACTAGCTTGGAACTTCTTCGAGCTTCCTTCAAGAgctttaaaaatgaaataaatgaagagtCTTGGAAACTTTTCTGCAAGAAAGCTTTTCGAGGTGAATACAAAAATGTTTGCCCCGAAGAAATGCATGATATCTCGCGGAGCATCATGAAAAAGTGCGGAGGACTGCCTCTCGCAATTGTAGTCCTTGGTGGTTTGCTGGTTACAAAGGAGAAACATGTTCTCGAATGGCAGAAAATTCTAAAAAGCCTATCTCCCGATACGAGAGTCATCTTGGAACTTGAGAGTCTAGAGaggatattattattaagttacAATGACTTGCCAAATCATCTCAAATATTGCATCTTGTACACAAGCATGTTTCCGGAGGATTATCACATCAGGAGATCGAGACTCATTCGTTTATGGGTGTCTGAAGGATTTGCGGAAGACAAACCAGGATATACCCGTGAAGAGGTCGCTGATGTCTACCTAAATGAATTGATTAACCGAAGTATGattcaaattgttttgaaaagcAATTATAACAAGGTCAAGTGTTGTCAACTTCATGATGTCTTGCGAGATATTCTTCAAAGGAAATCCAGAGACGAGTCATTTTCCATTGTTTTGAAAGATGAAGAACTATTACAATCAAGTGAGAAGATTCACCGTGTCGCAATTTATGAGAATTTTCATCGCCAAACTGttgaataa